One Edaphobacter lichenicola DNA window includes the following coding sequences:
- a CDS encoding alkene reductase produces MSNQPLSTPYRMGELDLSNRIVMAPLTRMRAHPHDHVPTALQAEYYVQRASAGLIIAEATAISPEGFGWADTPGLWTKEQVRGWRRVTDAVHAAGGRIIAQLWHTGAISHPELLDGAQPVSASNVDPGQISVTRTGRKPTVTPRPLTKQEIQVTVTDFARAARNAMEAGFDGVQILANYLYLISQFLNATTNLRKDEYGGSLENRSRFLFEVVESVLGEVDAQRVGVKISPMHEGGAFQANDETLPVTEYAIQKLSSYNLSHLLLMGNTTDFSGTPLEKLADDGMFQHFRPLYKGTLIANVNMDRDRGNRLIAEGLADLVAFGRPYIANPDLVQRFASNAPLAEVDWETVYGSGPHGYSDYPTYQSS; encoded by the coding sequence ATGTCGAATCAGCCGCTTTCCACACCGTATCGAATGGGAGAGCTCGATCTTTCTAACCGCATCGTCATGGCGCCTCTCACTCGTATGCGTGCCCATCCCCACGATCATGTGCCTACAGCATTGCAGGCGGAGTATTACGTGCAACGCGCTTCGGCCGGACTGATCATCGCCGAGGCCACTGCGATTAGCCCCGAAGGATTTGGCTGGGCCGACACACCAGGCCTCTGGACGAAGGAGCAGGTCCGCGGATGGCGACGCGTCACGGACGCCGTCCATGCGGCTGGTGGTCGCATCATTGCACAACTCTGGCACACCGGCGCAATCTCGCATCCTGAACTACTGGACGGCGCGCAGCCCGTGTCCGCATCGAACGTCGATCCAGGCCAGATCTCGGTCACGCGGACGGGAAGGAAGCCCACGGTAACACCCCGGCCTCTGACGAAGCAGGAGATTCAAGTCACGGTTACGGACTTCGCGCGAGCTGCACGAAACGCGATGGAAGCCGGCTTCGATGGTGTCCAGATCCTCGCCAACTATCTCTATTTGATCTCGCAGTTTCTGAACGCCACCACCAATCTGCGTAAGGACGAATATGGAGGGAGCCTGGAGAATCGCTCGCGTTTTCTCTTCGAGGTCGTCGAGTCGGTCCTGGGTGAGGTTGATGCACAACGGGTTGGAGTCAAGATCAGCCCGATGCACGAAGGCGGTGCATTTCAAGCCAATGACGAAACCCTGCCCGTCACCGAATACGCAATTCAGAAGCTGAGCTCTTACAATCTCTCGCACTTGTTGCTCATGGGCAATACCACTGACTTCTCCGGTACTCCACTCGAGAAATTGGCAGACGATGGCATGTTCCAGCATTTCCGTCCTCTCTACAAAGGCACACTGATCGCGAACGTGAATATGGACCGTGATCGCGGGAATCGTCTGATCGCGGAAGGGTTGGCAGATCTGGTAGCGTTCGGCCGTCCTTACATCGCAAATCCTGACCTGGTCCAGAGGTTTGCCTCGAATGCCCCTCTTGCTGAGGTTGATTGGGAAACCGTGTATGGCTCGGGGCCGCACGGCTATTCCGATTACCCAACCTACCAATCATCGTAA
- a CDS encoding alpha/beta hydrolase family protein translates to MRLFEVILIATLIAAAAAQMTKSAASWSRTFAVLGVLVAIWHVLHEGTHWQMFPALAGLVLLVAWLLIPASRRASRYPSMRNPVAIAVALLSVTTFGLLLIVPMFTLPKPTGPYPVGTRIIYLKDSSRTEDKAEKPGTARELVVQLWYPADPSNNHLAAYERKSETIPLTSYRSVLWTNSREDAPVAAQGGPFPVLLFNHGWAGRRTQDTFLTEDLASHGYVVASIDHTYNSSRVELPGDRIVDDIDGSDPIDTNLHSVGEITETWNKELNKWVADEVFILNTLQSDNLDQKSPWYGRLDTQRAGALGHSFGGAAAVQMCSVDARIQSAVNMDGWTFGDLRQRPANQPTMFLYGVAAGGSLPPDPGTMGAAAHAEAELNATDRNEVDTSLRQFGGYKVSISNTAHMDFTDHPLVSPWRRWTQPDHISPARIETIVRAYVLAFFDQTIRETKPPLLESGTSSPFREVKIEHWSPESKAASVETALKPPHLLQ, encoded by the coding sequence ATGCGACTATTCGAAGTTATTTTAATTGCGACCCTGATTGCTGCCGCCGCGGCGCAGATGACGAAATCCGCCGCAAGTTGGTCGAGGACCTTTGCGGTGCTCGGAGTCCTCGTCGCGATCTGGCATGTCCTCCATGAAGGAACACATTGGCAGATGTTCCCAGCCCTGGCGGGTCTCGTCCTGCTCGTGGCCTGGCTACTGATACCAGCATCTCGTCGAGCTTCACGCTATCCATCGATGAGAAACCCCGTGGCCATTGCTGTCGCGCTGCTTTCCGTCACTACGTTCGGTCTCCTCCTGATCGTGCCCATGTTTACTCTTCCTAAACCAACGGGGCCCTATCCCGTAGGAACACGGATCATTTATCTAAAAGATTCGAGTCGCACGGAGGACAAAGCAGAGAAACCCGGAACCGCCAGAGAATTAGTGGTGCAGCTATGGTACCCAGCCGATCCGTCGAACAATCATCTGGCAGCCTACGAGAGGAAGTCCGAGACAATTCCACTCACCTCTTATCGAAGCGTCCTTTGGACTAACTCCAGAGAAGATGCCCCCGTGGCAGCTCAGGGCGGCCCGTTTCCCGTCTTGCTGTTCAACCATGGCTGGGCAGGAAGACGAACACAGGATACGTTTCTGACCGAGGACCTTGCCAGTCATGGCTATGTAGTCGCCTCAATTGATCACACCTACAACTCCAGCAGAGTTGAGTTGCCCGGAGATCGTATCGTCGATGACATCGATGGAAGCGACCCAATTGATACCAATCTTCATTCGGTTGGTGAAATTACCGAGACGTGGAATAAAGAGCTAAATAAATGGGTGGCCGACGAGGTCTTTATCCTCAACACGCTGCAGAGCGACAATCTAGATCAAAAGAGCCCTTGGTATGGTCGACTCGATACTCAGCGAGCCGGCGCCTTAGGCCATTCCTTCGGCGGTGCTGCAGCCGTGCAGATGTGTTCCGTAGACGCCCGAATCCAATCCGCAGTAAATATGGACGGGTGGACATTCGGAGATCTCCGCCAGCGCCCGGCCAACCAGCCGACGATGTTCCTTTACGGAGTAGCAGCAGGCGGCTCGCTCCCACCAGATCCAGGAACGATGGGGGCTGCCGCACACGCCGAAGCGGAACTAAACGCAACCGATCGCAACGAGGTCGATACAAGTCTCAGGCAGTTTGGCGGGTATAAGGTGTCCATCAGCAACACCGCACATATGGACTTTACAGATCATCCTCTTGTTAGTCCGTGGCGCAGATGGACACAACCCGACCATATTTCGCCGGCGCGTATAGAAACTATCGTCCGCGCCTACGTACTGGCCTTCTTCGATCAGACCATTCGAGAAACAAAACCGCCTCTGCTCGAATCGGGAACGTCGAGTCCGTTTCGCGAAGTCAAGATAGAGCATTGGAGTCCAGAGTCTAAAGCAGCCTCAGTCGAGACAGCTCTGAAGCCGCCGCACCTGCTTCAATAG
- a CDS encoding nuclear transport factor 2 family protein produces the protein MPKTTPEQNKAIVLEAFDTLFNKRDYAAAERFWSPKYIQHSAHIAPGREGLFALVRSSPDTLRYENQLIVAESDYVIAHGRFTGNGRPAAWIAADVVRFEDGLLREHWDVLQDEATKAESISGLPMFGDRFPS, from the coding sequence ATGCCAAAGACAACACCCGAACAGAACAAGGCGATTGTTCTCGAAGCCTTCGACACTCTCTTCAACAAACGCGACTACGCAGCAGCAGAACGCTTCTGGTCGCCGAAGTACATCCAGCATAGCGCGCACATCGCGCCGGGACGCGAAGGACTGTTCGCTTTGGTCCGTTCGTCGCCAGATACGTTGCGCTATGAGAATCAACTCATTGTTGCAGAAAGTGACTATGTCATAGCGCACGGCCGTTTCACAGGGAATGGACGGCCCGCCGCCTGGATTGCCGCTGACGTTGTCCGATTCGAAGACGGACTTCTTAGAGAGCATTGGGATGTTCTGCAGGACGAGGCGACCAAGGCCGAATCCATCAGCGGCCTTCCCATGTTTGGCGACAGGTTCCCTTCATAA
- a CDS encoding metal-sensitive transcriptional regulator encodes MATKKTNLPSKNAVVDSCACEIGESERKATGVDPEIKASNLRRLRRLEGQIRGLQRMVEEDRYCADILTQVSSVQEALRSVARALMRNHLSHCATQAIRSGSVEERQAMYDELLELIYKNAR; translated from the coding sequence ATGGCTACGAAAAAGACAAATCTTCCATCTAAAAACGCGGTAGTCGATTCCTGCGCCTGCGAGATAGGCGAATCGGAACGCAAGGCTACTGGGGTGGATCCTGAGATCAAGGCCTCCAACCTGCGCCGTCTGCGGCGTCTCGAAGGACAGATTCGGGGTTTGCAGCGCATGGTCGAGGAGGACCGCTACTGCGCCGACATTCTGACCCAGGTGTCGTCGGTGCAGGAGGCACTTCGCTCCGTGGCTCGGGCCTTGATGCGGAATCACCTCTCTCACTGTGCGACTCAAGCCATTCGCAGCGGATCGGTGGAGGAGAGGCAGGCGATGTACGATGAGTTGCTCGAACTCATCTATAAAAACGCCCGCTAA
- a CDS encoding TetR/AcrR family transcriptional regulator, which yields MTVFWKYGFADTSLQELERATGVNKSVLYTEFRDKEDLFVACLRHYLESQEKRGLLTKEPLGWKNVETFLKNGPSTRGTGRDVFPSTL from the coding sequence ATGACCGTCTTCTGGAAGTACGGGTTTGCGGACACGAGCCTCCAGGAATTGGAACGAGCCACAGGCGTGAACAAGTCAGTGCTGTACACCGAGTTCCGAGACAAGGAAGATCTTTTTGTGGCGTGCCTTCGGCACTACCTCGAAAGCCAGGAGAAGAGAGGGCTTCTCACCAAGGAGCCTCTTGGCTGGAAGAACGTCGAGACTTTTCTCAAGAATGGCCCCTCAACAAGGGGGACCGGCAGGGATGTTTTTCCGTCAACTCTATGA
- a CDS encoding condensation domain-containing protein, producing the protein MKQHFQSATGVTTNTPDETPVVSSTAPQADEVYVMPATQGQVRFWSLDQMHPGNPALNMPLMWQCLGELNVDLLAKAFTLAVRRHEMLRTTFAMVDERLSQIIGVPYSVALPVKDLQHLPDAANSPEAGRLIREHAAYRMDLFNGPLLALKLLKFAPQHHLLLVTMHHIICDGISLGILLRDIAVFYEALMEEKEPVLSDLPIQFADFAVWQEEWRKSEAAEMSLNFWRKTLGTNFGRLELPHDATPEGRRDVRTDSESGDIETLLISPELTALAHKFCKNQNVTLNILLFSIFCALLHRMTGQRDIVIGSPCANRNEDTEELIGLFMNIQVLRVGIEPQETFRSLLTKVQDWTLGAYENQELPFEELIYDSHFSHNNTSFEIPIFFLYQKSFMVIQRVAGLEITPLRSMSPGAVFEWMFAIVDRPEEGPRLQLEYNPNYFRPGTIQRYLKSFIALLESAVQESSIQLEKMAPADDFLPAKLPDTQSQGVPRRNMRSVHEKQFDGGAAIMEKLDEQVATISDPIEIQLLELWRSMLGVEEISADTNVFSLGVSSLSILRLVTRMNSLYSMGFGLASLISAPTIKMVADLVRRRYAPNTVTSLVPIQPVGTKRPLFIVHGAGGNVVNFYGISTRIGADQPVYGVQAQALELNQPALLHLEDMAAHYLKEIRRVQPKGPYHLLGYSFGGIMVLEMAHQLLAAGETIGLLGMLDSRARDYIQGLSAEPSSSNGPGQPAGLVGFFHSQRGHGGAKGWWDFFLKDFTERRVRYTITIAARMFSTLPAFLKNTHEINAVAARNYRVKSVSQKLTLFRAAKQADSSIPSDNGWSPIFKGGVEVHEVPGDHWQVLSVPGIDVLAKSIHGCLSRFDEPTG; encoded by the coding sequence ATGAAGCAACATTTCCAATCTGCGACGGGGGTCACTACGAATACACCTGACGAAACGCCTGTCGTAAGCTCGACGGCGCCGCAGGCGGACGAAGTATACGTCATGCCTGCTACGCAAGGACAGGTTCGCTTCTGGTCGCTGGATCAGATGCATCCCGGCAATCCCGCGTTGAATATGCCGCTGATGTGGCAGTGCCTTGGCGAATTGAATGTGGATCTGCTGGCGAAGGCTTTTACCCTGGCGGTACGACGACATGAGATGTTGCGAACGACTTTCGCGATGGTGGATGAAAGACTATCGCAGATCATCGGGGTACCCTACAGCGTTGCACTGCCGGTCAAGGATCTGCAGCACTTGCCCGACGCGGCGAACTCGCCTGAGGCAGGCAGACTAATCCGTGAACACGCGGCTTACCGCATGGACTTGTTCAACGGACCGCTTCTTGCTCTCAAGCTGCTGAAGTTTGCTCCGCAGCATCATTTGCTGCTCGTCACGATGCACCACATCATTTGCGATGGCATCTCTCTTGGCATTCTGCTGCGCGACATTGCGGTCTTTTATGAAGCTCTGATGGAAGAGAAGGAACCTGTTCTGTCAGACCTGCCGATTCAGTTTGCTGACTTCGCTGTCTGGCAGGAGGAGTGGCGAAAGAGTGAAGCTGCAGAGATGTCGCTGAACTTCTGGCGAAAGACTTTGGGGACAAACTTTGGGCGACTTGAACTTCCTCACGATGCGACCCCTGAAGGCCGGAGAGACGTCCGTACGGACTCCGAATCAGGAGACATCGAGACGCTTCTCATTTCACCGGAGCTCACCGCGCTGGCTCACAAGTTCTGCAAAAATCAAAACGTAACGTTGAATATCCTGTTGTTCAGCATCTTCTGCGCTCTGTTGCACCGGATGACCGGGCAGCGGGATATTGTCATTGGATCTCCGTGCGCGAACCGGAACGAAGATACGGAAGAGCTGATCGGGCTCTTTATGAATATTCAGGTGCTTCGAGTGGGGATCGAACCACAGGAGACCTTTCGATCGCTGCTTACGAAGGTGCAGGACTGGACGCTGGGCGCATACGAAAATCAGGAGCTTCCGTTTGAAGAGCTGATCTACGACTCACATTTCTCGCACAACAATACTTCGTTTGAAATCCCGATCTTCTTTTTGTATCAGAAGTCTTTTATGGTGATCCAGCGGGTTGCCGGACTTGAGATCACACCACTGAGGTCGATGAGTCCAGGGGCCGTCTTCGAGTGGATGTTCGCCATCGTCGACCGGCCGGAAGAAGGGCCGCGGCTGCAGCTTGAATACAATCCGAACTATTTTCGCCCAGGGACTATTCAACGATATCTGAAGAGTTTCATAGCTCTGCTGGAGTCTGCTGTGCAGGAATCATCGATCCAGTTGGAGAAGATGGCTCCGGCAGACGATTTCCTTCCTGCCAAACTTCCTGATACCCAGAGCCAAGGTGTGCCTCGCAGAAACATGCGGTCAGTCCATGAGAAGCAATTTGATGGTGGCGCCGCGATCATGGAGAAGTTGGACGAACAGGTTGCGACGATCAGTGATCCGATCGAGATTCAACTGCTCGAGCTCTGGCGTTCGATGCTGGGCGTCGAGGAGATATCGGCCGATACCAACGTGTTTTCGCTTGGAGTCAGTTCGCTTTCCATCCTTCGCCTGGTTACACGCATGAACAGCCTGTATTCCATGGGGTTCGGCCTGGCCAGTCTGATCTCCGCACCGACGATCAAGATGGTTGCGGACCTCGTCCGCAGACGCTACGCGCCAAACACGGTGACATCGCTGGTGCCGATTCAACCTGTAGGTACGAAGCGGCCTCTCTTTATTGTTCATGGGGCGGGAGGCAACGTAGTCAACTTCTATGGCATTTCGACAAGAATCGGTGCAGACCAACCAGTTTACGGAGTGCAGGCGCAGGCGCTTGAGCTAAATCAGCCTGCGCTGCTCCACCTCGAGGATATGGCCGCTCACTACCTGAAAGAGATTCGACGGGTCCAGCCAAAGGGGCCTTATCATCTGCTCGGTTACTCCTTCGGTGGAATCATGGTACTCGAGATGGCCCATCAACTCCTAGCGGCGGGCGAAACAATTGGCCTGCTGGGGATGCTTGATTCGCGAGCAAGAGATTACATCCAAGGATTGTCCGCCGAACCATCCTCAAGCAATGGGCCGGGCCAACCCGCCGGTCTTGTTGGTTTTTTTCACAGTCAAAGAGGGCATGGGGGCGCCAAAGGGTGGTGGGATTTTTTTCTCAAAGATTTTACGGAACGTAGAGTGCGCTACACCATTACGATCGCCGCACGAATGTTCTCAACATTGCCAGCTTTTCTTAAGAATACTCACGAGATTAACGCAGTAGCTGCACGAAACTATAGAGTGAAATCAGTCTCACAAAAGTTGACTCTTTTTCGGGCCGCGAAGCAGGCGGATAGCAGCATTCCTTCTGACAACGGCTGGTCGCCAATCTTCAAAGGCGGCGTCGAAGTTCATGAGGTTCCCGGCGATCACTGGCAGGTTCTATCTGTACCTGGAATCGATGTGTTAGCGAAGTCGATCCATGGGTGCCTGAGTCGATTTGATGAACCAACAGGGTAG
- a CDS encoding SDR family oxidoreductase, producing MFGTKKLQGKVAVITGGTTGIGLAAAKLFVTEGAYVFITGRRQKELDEAVKAIGTNVTGVQGDIAKLTDLDRLYEAVTTKGRIDVVFANAGVAEFAPLGKITVEHFDKLFDINVKGTLFTVQKALPLLNDGGSIILNGSVASVKGTPAFGVYGATKAALRSFVRTWTSDLKDRHIRSNVISPGPTDTPVIDGQPADAIARIVSTIPMGRMGDPDEIAKAALFLASDDSSFVTGIELFVDGGRGQV from the coding sequence ATGTTCGGAACTAAGAAGCTGCAAGGAAAAGTGGCAGTCATTACCGGTGGCACGACGGGGATAGGGTTGGCTGCAGCAAAGCTCTTCGTCACGGAGGGGGCTTACGTCTTCATCACAGGCCGTCGTCAAAAGGAGCTCGACGAGGCCGTGAAAGCAATTGGCACCAACGTTACTGGCGTTCAAGGAGACATCGCCAAATTGACCGACCTTGATCGTCTCTATGAGGCCGTCACGACCAAGGGGAGAATTGATGTAGTTTTCGCTAACGCCGGTGTCGCCGAATTTGCTCCCCTAGGCAAAATCACAGTGGAGCATTTTGACAAGCTCTTCGACATCAACGTCAAAGGAACGCTCTTCACTGTGCAGAAAGCCTTACCGCTGCTGAACGATGGTGGCTCGATTATCCTCAACGGCTCGGTGGCGAGCGTAAAAGGCACGCCCGCCTTCGGCGTCTATGGTGCGACGAAAGCCGCTCTCCGTTCCTTTGTCCGAACCTGGACCTCGGATCTCAAGGACCGTCATATTCGTTCCAACGTTATTAGTCCGGGGCCGACCGATACGCCGGTTATCGATGGACAACCTGCAGACGCCATCGCACGAATCGTGTCCACCATCCCAATGGGACGGATGGGTGATCCCGACGAAATTGCAAAAGCGGCGCTGTTTCTGGCGTCGGACGACTCCAGTTTCGTCACGGGTATCGAACTGTTCGTTGATGGTGGCAGAGGGCAGGTCTGA
- a CDS encoding SDR family oxidoreductase, with the protein MNLTGNTIFITGGGSGIGRGLAEELHKRGNIVIISGRRKSHLDSVAKANPGIEAIELDIADPDSIKGVAKKLIAEHPDLNVLINNAGIMEPDQATGVIDDRLLVSTVTTNLLGPIRLTSALMEQMKSRRGVIAYNTSVLAFVPLAVTAVYSATKAALHSYVLSQRFLLRDSGVRVLEIAPPWVRTELMNSREAEQAMPLDQFINETLDVLGTDADEILVQAAKPLRANPGPEEHALVNGFNQQMLKLFGSTQA; encoded by the coding sequence ATGAATCTCACTGGAAACACTATCTTCATTACCGGCGGCGGATCGGGCATTGGCCGTGGGCTCGCAGAGGAACTGCACAAGCGCGGAAACATAGTGATCATTTCAGGCCGACGGAAGAGCCATCTGGACTCCGTTGCCAAGGCCAATCCAGGCATTGAAGCCATAGAACTCGACATCGCAGACCCGGACAGCATCAAAGGTGTGGCGAAGAAGCTGATCGCAGAACACCCGGATTTGAATGTTCTCATCAATAACGCCGGAATCATGGAACCGGATCAGGCGACGGGCGTCATCGACGACAGGCTGCTTGTGTCGACCGTCACGACCAATCTTCTGGGACCTATCCGCTTGACATCTGCCCTGATGGAGCAGATGAAGAGCCGTCGCGGTGTGATTGCGTACAACACATCGGTCCTCGCCTTCGTGCCGTTGGCTGTGACGGCTGTCTACTCCGCCACAAAAGCTGCGCTCCACTCCTATGTATTGTCGCAACGCTTCCTGCTTCGAGACAGCGGTGTTCGCGTTCTTGAGATAGCGCCGCCGTGGGTGCGCACGGAACTCATGAACAGCCGGGAAGCGGAGCAGGCAATGCCTCTCGACCAGTTCATTAACGAAACGTTGGACGTGCTTGGAACAGATGCTGATGAAATTCTGGTTCAAGCGGCGAAGCCTCTGCGAGCCAATCCTGGCCCTGAGGAACATGCCTTGGTGAACGGGTTCAATCAGCAAATGCTGAAGCTATTCGGTTCAACCCAAGCGTAA
- a CDS encoding transcriptional regulator — translation MILLRKSYTLYPRDLGRQTDARFEVFGNYFGKLLRLNLHFHCADANLENRLCVKFLAWEHVLAMSTQTISNDLLEECWITTDPDQLSRGFDREHFEITHSLAEHPLLQIPELMELADRTKRDRPGGIYYDAGNIRVDQRWDQMPAKQFSVVETMERIETCGAWLLFKDVQKDPKYKIFLGSGWEKIKSKIDQDLKSRILREDALIFVTSPKRIATYHIDRECSFLLQIKGTKTIHIFDRADREVLPEEEIERFWTVDNNAPVYKPQFQARATSYKLRPGNGVHIPVNCPHWVENDDNVSVSLNVNVQFKDTLRANTYRANHALRTLGLTPRPPGQSPTMDYLKSHSVAAAAAAKAALHKLSSLRKSS, via the coding sequence GTGATTCTCCTGAGAAAAAGCTATACCCTGTACCCCAGAGATCTCGGCAGACAGACCGATGCAAGGTTTGAAGTTTTCGGAAATTACTTTGGTAAGTTACTGAGACTGAACTTACATTTTCATTGTGCGGACGCAAATCTAGAGAATAGACTTTGCGTGAAATTTCTGGCCTGGGAGCACGTGTTAGCTATGTCAACTCAAACCATCTCGAACGACCTTCTTGAAGAGTGCTGGATTACAACCGACCCGGATCAGCTGAGCCGCGGATTTGATCGCGAGCACTTCGAGATCACTCATTCGCTTGCGGAACATCCGTTATTGCAGATTCCCGAGCTCATGGAGCTAGCGGATCGCACGAAAAGGGACAGACCAGGAGGCATCTACTACGATGCCGGTAATATCCGGGTCGACCAACGATGGGATCAGATGCCTGCAAAACAGTTCTCAGTCGTCGAGACCATGGAACGTATCGAGACCTGTGGAGCCTGGCTCTTATTCAAAGACGTTCAGAAAGACCCAAAATACAAGATATTTCTAGGCAGTGGGTGGGAAAAGATCAAATCAAAAATTGATCAGGATCTGAAGTCTCGAATTCTCCGTGAAGATGCGCTGATCTTCGTCACCTCTCCGAAGCGCATCGCAACCTACCACATCGATCGAGAGTGTAGCTTCCTGCTCCAGATCAAAGGAACAAAGACAATTCACATCTTCGATCGTGCGGATCGAGAGGTTCTTCCTGAAGAGGAGATCGAACGCTTCTGGACGGTGGATAACAACGCCCCTGTCTACAAACCACAATTTCAGGCCCGCGCTACTTCGTATAAATTGCGCCCCGGAAACGGTGTGCACATTCCGGTGAACTGTCCTCACTGGGTCGAAAACGACGACAACGTCTCTGTTTCGCTCAATGTCAACGTTCAGTTTAAAGACACCCTTCGCGCGAACACCTACCGCGCAAACCACGCTCTTCGAACGCTCGGTCTGACTCCGCGGCCGCCCGGCCAATCTCCTACCATGGACTACCTCAAATCTCACTCCGTGGCTGCTGCAGCTGCTGCAAAGGCCGCCTTGCATAAGCTGTCTTCCTTGAGAAAGTCTTCTTAA